GAGCCCGCCGAGACAGCGCACGACGACGGCGCGCGCGCCCAGCACGACGCGGTCGACATAGAGATCGACCGACATCGGATGCTTCAGCCGTTTCAAGCTGGCGAGGCGCAGGCTCGGCAGCTCATCTGACGACGCGGTCCAGGCTTCGGCCAGCGCCGACAGGTCGGTGTCCGAGAACGACAGCACGACGATCTCGGCCGGCGACTGTGCAAGATCCACGGCCTGTTCGAGGTCGTCGAGATCCGCGCCCGTCGTCGCCAGCAGGTGCATCGGTAACGCCTATCCTGTGATCAGGCTCTGGATGGCAGCGGCATCGAGGCCGCGCTCGCCGATGATCACCAGCCGCCCCTGCCGCGATTCGCCCGAGCGCCACGGGCGCTCGAACTGATGCTGGATGCGGCTACCCACGGCCTGCACCAGGAGGCGCAGCGGCTTGCCGGCGACTTCCACGAACCCTTTCACCCGCAACACATCATGTGCGTCGACGGCGGCCGCGATGCGGTCGACGAGCGCATCGGGCGAAGCCTGCGCCGGAACGTCAAGCACGAAACTCTCGAAATCGTCGTGATCGTGCTCGGCCTCGTTGTCGTGATGCGACGGCCGGGCCGCGAGATCGTCCTCCGCGGCGGCACCGAGCCCGAGCAGCACCGAAGCCGACAGCCTGCCGTGCTCCGTCGCGATCACCTTGACGGCACGCTGCACCTTCGCCGCGATCTCGGCGGCGACGTCCTTGCGCTGCTCCTCGCTCATCAGGTCGCTCTTGTTCATCACGACGAGATCGGCGCACAGCAGCTGGTCCTCGTAGACCTCCTCCAGCGGATTGTCGTGATCGAGCGACGCATCGGTGGCGCGCTGCGCGGCGAGCGCTTCGGGATCGTCGGCGAAGCGTCCCGCGACCACCGCCGGACCATCGACGACCGCAACGACGCCGTCGACGGTGACGCGCGTCGCGATCTCGGGCCAGTTGAAGGCCTGCACCAGCGGCTTCGGCAGCGCCAGCCCCGAGGTCTCGATCACGATATGCTCAGGCGGCTCCTTCTGATCCAGCAGGCTCCTGAGCGCGGGGACGAAATCATCGGCAACGGTGCAGCACAGGCAGCCGTTCGACAGCTCGACGATGCGATCCTCCGGACAATCCGGCACGCCGCAACCCTTCAGGATGTCGCCGTCGATGCCGACATCGCCGAACTCGTTGACGATGATGGCGAGCCGGCGACCGTTCGCGGTCTCGATCAGGTTGCGCACCAGCGTGGTCTTGCCGGCGCCGAGGAAACCGGTGACGATGGTGCAAGGCGTCTTGGCGAACGACTTCGTCATGGCGATACGATCTCTCGTTTTCAGCGTGGCGCTGACAGCGCAGGCACGCGCGCGACGGTGTTCTTGCGAATGTATTCGGGACGCTCGCGCCAGGCCGGCAGGCCGGCGTCATGGCGCTGATGCAGTTGCGCAAATGTCAGCACATCCCGCGCATGCAGATCCGGATCGAGCGCGCCGAGCACATAGGTCCATTTGCCCGGCGCCGTCACCGCAACCGTGCACGCACGATTGCAGTTCGACAGACACTCGACACCGACAACGGTGACACCGGCGCGCTGCGCGGTCGGCAACGTCTCGATCGCGGCGAGCAAACGGGCTCCGGCCCGCGGCTGATCAGGCGGCGTAGGTTCCGTCCCCTGCGAACGGCAAGTGACGCAGACGAACAGCGTCGTCTCACCAGTCTCGGATGCGGTCATCAATCAGCCGATCACGCCGGCCGCCGTCGCCGCGGCGACCCCACCCACCAGCACGATGGCAGCGCCCGCGAGCCGCAGCGCCAGCGGCGCAGCCGTCTTGGCCTTTGCCGACAGCAGCCTGGTGCCGAGGAACGCGCCGGCGGCGATGATGGTCTGGATCACGAGCAGACCGACGAGATAGGCCCCGAGCGGGGTATTCTCGGCCCCGACGATCGATTCGCCCAGCGCATATCCATGGACGAGACCGGTCACGGCGAACAGGCCGGCGACGGGCAGCACACCGAAACGGCCACGCATCACCACCACCAGCCCAACCACGACGGTGGTCAGGCCGACCAGCAGCTCGGCAGCCGGGATGTTGGCCTTGGCCACATGAAGGCCGACGCCCGCGATCATCGCGGTGGTGAAGGCGAGCACCGGCGCGAAGCCGCGGCCCAGAAGCGCTGCAACGATGCCCGCGCCCACGATCGCCGCCAGATGGTCGATTCCGATGACAGGATGGCCGAGGCCGGACAGCATCCCCTGCGCAAACGTCTGCGGCAGCTTGCCCCCCATCATGTGATGCGCGAAGGCGGGATCGGTGGCGAGCAGCACCAGGCTCGCGGCTGCAAAGGTCGTGGTACGGGTCAACTTCATGGCCGTCTCCGTCGCTTGCCGGCTCCCCAGAGGACCGGACGATGCGCTGCATCCGACGGCACCCCGCCCATCCCGGCGGGATCAGAACCAGCATCGCGACTCCCCGCGCGACGGGTCGGCCAACAGCAATGTCGACGGCAGGTCTCCTGGCTCTCGGGTCACCGCATGAAGCCACCTTCCCGGTTTCCCAGTGGTGTCTTGGCCTCACACTCGCCGATTACAGTTGCGGGGGCAGCCACGGCCTTGGGTCAAGAACCCGCACCGTGTTCCCTAAATCTCTCCTTTCGGAGAACCGTCATCTGTTAGATACGGGTCGCACCAAAGCCCGTCAATCGGAATCGTCCCCATGGTCCCCGCCCCGCCGCATCCCGCCCTGCCGCGCCTGACGCTGGTGCTCGGCGGTGCGCGCTCGGGCAAGAGCCGCCATGCCGAGGCCCTCGTCACCGCCCTTCCCGCGCCTTGGACCTATGTTGCAACCGCGCAGGCGTTCGACGCCGAAATGACCGACCGGATCGCCCAGCACAAGGCGCGCCGCGCCAAGGGATGGCAGACGCTGGAGACGGCGCATGATCTCGCGGGCCTCGTCCGGGCAAGCGGAGAATCGGGCGTACCGATGCTGATCGATTGCCTGACGCTCTGGCTCAGCAACGTGATGCTCGCCGACATGAACGTGCCGGCCAGATGTGCCGAGCTGATCGACGCGCTCAGGAACGCGCATGGCCCGATCGTGGCCGTGTCCAACGAAGTCGGATTGGGCATCGTGCCGGACAACGCGCTCGCGCGCGCCTTTCGCGATGCCCAGGGGCGACTGAACCAGGACATCGCGGCCTTAGCGGATCGCGTGATCCTGATGGCGGCGGGACTGCCGCTGACGTTGAAGTGACCAGGAGAAAATGCCGATGACCGGAAGTGCCGACGATTCACGCCACAAGGCGAAGATGGAGAACCGCAAGGCGGTGCAGGATGCCGAGGTCGCCTCCAAGACCGTGGAGAAGGGCCTGCTGATCGTTCACACCGGCAAGGGCAAGGGCAAATCGACGGCGGCGTGGGGCCTGATGCTGCGCGCACTCGGCCGCGGCTTTCGCATCGGCGTCGTGCAGTTCGGCAAAGGTGCGTGGGAAACAGGCGAGCGCAAGGCGATCGAGAAGTTCGGCGATCAGGTGTCGTGGCACACGCTCGGGGAAGGCTTTACGTGGGAGACGCAGGATCGTGCGCGCGACGTCGCCGCGGCCGAGCGCGCCTGGGCGAAGGCTAAGGAGCTGATGGCGGATCCGTCGATCCGGCTGCTCGTCCTCGATGAGCTCAACATCGCGCTGCGCTACGATCACCTTGATATCGCAGACGTCGTCGCCACGCTCGCAGGGCGCCGTCCCGATCTGCACGTCGTCGTCACCGGCCGCAACGCCAAGCCGGAGCTAATCGAGGCCGCCGATCTCGTCACCGAGATGAACCTCGTGAAGCATCATTTCGCGGCCGGCGTGAGGGCGCAGGAAGGCATCGAGTACTGAGTTCATGAGCGCGCGGGCCATCATGTTCCAGGGCACCGGCTCCGACGTCGGCAAATCGCTGATCGTCGCGGGGCTCGCGCGCGCGCTGACATTGCGCGGCCTCAAGGTGGCGCCGTTCAAGCCGCAGAACATGTCGAACAACGCCGCCGTCACCGCTGATGGCGGCGAGATCGGCCGTGCCCAGGCGCTGCAGGCGCGCGCGGCGCGGCGGCCGATGACGGTGCACATGAACCCGGTGCTGCTGAAGCCACAAAGCGAGATCGGGTCGCAGGTCGTGGTGCAGGGCCGCGTCATCGGCACCGCCAAGGCGTCGGCCTATCAGGCGATGAAGCCGCAACTGATGGCGGCCGTGCTCGACAGCTTCCATCAGCTCGCGGCGGATGCCGACATCGTGCTGGTCGAAGGCGCAGGCTCCGCCTCCGAGATCAACCTGCGCGGCGGCGACATCGCCAACATGGGCTTTGCGCAGGCGACGCAGATTCCGGTGGTGCTGATCGGCGATATCGATCGGGGCGGCGTGATTGCGAGCCTGGTCGGCACCAAGACGGTGATCCCGCCGGACGATGCCGCGCGCGTGGCAGGTTTCCTCGTCAACAAGTTTCGCGGCGACCCCGCCTTGTTTGCGTCGGGCATGAACGAGATCGCGCAGCGGACGGGGTGGACATCGCTCGGGCTCATTCCGCATTTTCCGGATGCGCGCCGCCTGCCAGCGGAGGACGCGCTTGGCCTGGCTGAACGCGGATCATCGGGAGGACAACGGCCGAAGGTCGTCATCCTCGCCTACCCGCGCATTTCCAATTTCGACGAGTTCGATCCGTTGCGGCTGGAAGATGGAATCGATCTGCAGTTCTTGCGGCCAGGCACGCCGATCCCCGGCGACGCATCGATGGTGATCCTGCCGGGCTCGAAGGCGACGATCGCCGATCTCGCCGCCCTGCGCGGCGCCGGCTGGGACATCGATCTGGCCGCGCATCTTCGCCGCGGCGGTCGCGTGCTCGGCATCTGCGGCGGCTATCAGATGCTCGGGCGCGTGATCAGCGATCCCGATGGGCACGAGGGTGCAGCTGGTTCCGTCGCGGGACTTGGCCTGCTCGACGTCGAAACGACCCTGACCGATGACAAGGCGTTACGCGAGGTCCAGGGCACGCTGACGCACGATAAGCTCTCGTTCCGCGGCTACGAGATGCACATCGGCCGCACGGAGGGACGGGCGACACAGTGCCCCTTCCTGACCTTCTCCGATGGCCGGCGCGATGGCGCCATCGCGCCTGATGGCCTGGTAGCCGGCTGCTACGTGCATGGCCTGTTCGCCGACGACGGCCTGCGCAGCCATTGGCTGCGCGGCCTCGGCGCGACGACCAGCGGCCTCTCCTATGAGATCGATGTGGACACGACGTTGGATGCACTCGCGGCGCATCTCGAGCGCTACGTCGACGTTGACCGTATCCTGGCATTGGCGAGCAAGCCCGCGCCGCCCGTGGCGGCTACAGGATCCTGACCAGGACGAGTCCTGCGACGACCAGGGCTTGAACCAGACAGGCCAGCCGATACAGCCGCAAGGCCTGCCGGATGTCGGACGCGTCGAGATCGGCGCGCCCGTCGCCCATCCAGGCATCGGTGACGAGATGACCGTGATAGACGCGCGGCCCCGCCAAGCGCAGTCCGAGCGCACCGGCCATCGCCGCTTCCGGCCAGCCGGCGTTGGGCGAACGGTGCTTCGACGCATCGCGTGCAACGGCTCGCACCGCGGCCGAAGCCGAGGCGCTCGGGATGCAGGCCGCGGCGGCTGCGATCCACAGCGCGGACAGGCGCGAGGCCGGCAGGTTGACGAGATCGTCGAGCCGCGCCGCCGCCCAGCCGAACGCGCGGTGACGGTCCGAGAGATGACCGATCATGCTGTCGGCGGTGTTGAGAGCCTTGTAGATCAGGATGCCCGGCAGCCCGCCGACGACGAGCCAGAACACGGGTGCGACGACGCCATCGGAGAAGTTTTCTGCCAGGCTCTCGATCGCGGCCCGCGCGACGCCGGCCTCATCCAGCCGCTCGGGATCGCGGCCGACGATCATCGAGACGGCTCGGCGGCCGCCCTCGAGCCCCTCCTGCCCCAGTCCCTCTGCAACCGCGGCGACATGCGTGTCGAGACTGCGCTGGGCCAGCAGGCTGCTTGCCGCCACACCAAGGATGATGGTTGCGACCGGTTCGCCGACGAGCGCCTGCATGACCCATGTTGCGGCGAGACCGGTGGCCATCATCCCCGCGACGAGCAGGCACACGAGCGCAATGCCGCGCGCGCGTCGTGCGGCAAAGCCGTCTGCTGCCCTGTTCCAGCGGCGGTCCCCCCATGCTATCAGCGCGCCCACCCACATCACGGGATGACCGATCCGCTGCACCAGGACCTGGGGATAACCGACCGCCGCCTCGACGAGGAGCGCCGTGAGCGCGAGAGAGACGAACATCGATCTCCACTGAAGGAAAGACATGTAAAGGAAAGAGATGGACGACAGACCGACTAGCATGCGCGCGGACGAGCCGGAAGCGATCCTTCACGGCGGCGATCTCGCTGCGATCAGCCGTCGCTATCCGGATGCGCCACAGCCGTGGATCGATCTGTCGACTGGAATCAACCCGATCCCCTATCCCGTGCCGGCGATCCCGGCTGAGAGCTGGGCAAGGTTGCCCAGCAAGCTCGACGAGCAGGCGCTGTTGTCCGCTGCTGCCGCACGCTACGGCGTGCGGACACCCGCATCGATCGTTGCAGCCGCAGGCACCCAGGCGCTGCTCCAGATCCTGCCGCGTCTGCGCGCTCCAAGTTCGGTTGCCGTGCTGGCGCCCACCTACGAAGAACATGAGCTCTGCTGGCGCAGCTGCGGCCACCAGGTGCGTCTGGTCGACAAGGTCGAAGCACTGGCCGAAGCAGACGTCGCCATTGTGGTCAACCCGAACAATCCCACGGGGCGATTGATGCCGCGCGCCACACTCCACTTGCTGGGCGTGTTTCTCGCCCGTCGCAACGGTTTGCTCGTGGTGGACGAAGCCTTTGCTGATTTCTGTCCCGTTGAGGCAAGCCTGATACCGAACTTGCCACCAGCCACGCTGGTGTTGCGATCGTTCGGAAAGGCTTACGGCCTCGCCGGATTGAGACTCGGCTTTGCCATAACTTCTCAGGACCTGGCCGATCAATTGCGCCGTGCAGTGGGTCCATGGGCCGTATCTGGACCTGCGCTCGCGGTTGGCTCGCTTGCTCTCGCTGACGACCGATGGCTGCAGGAGGCACGCGTGCGGCTGATGTCAGACGGACAACGCCTCGATACGATGCTGACCACGTCCGGCTGCAGGATTCACGGCCCCCCTACGTCCAGGGCTCTTGGAGGAACGCCGCTGTTCAGACTGGTCGAGAGCACGGATGCTGCCGCATTGGCCGACCGGCTCGCCCGCCATGGCATCCATGTCCGGCGTTTTCCGGCTCAAACAAGCTGGCTGCGCTTCGGCCTGCCGGGCCATGAGACAGGCTGGCAGCGGCTGGCGCAGGCGCTCGGCAGCGCGTCCTAGCCGAGAACGCAGGCGGCCAGCAGCAGCGTTTCCGTGACCTCGATGCTGGCGCCGTGGCAATCGCCGGTGATGCCGCCGAGCCGCCATTGCCAATAGAACGCGATTCCCGGAACCAGAGCGATCGCGATCAGCGTCGGCACCGCACCGGCCAGCGCGCCGATCGCGAGCGCGCCGCCCCAGGCGACGATGACGTTCCAGCCGACGCTGTTCGAGATGCTCGCCCCCAGCCCTGGCTTCAACGACAGCAGGGTCTTATTGCAGATCAAAGTCCCCCAGCGTGCCCAGGCCGGGATCAGCACCAGCGCCCAGGCCGTCGGGCCCGTCGCCAGCTCGGCGATCAGCACCAGCTTGGCGGCGATCTGCAAGCTGATCGCGACGACGGCAAAGCTGCCGGCATGGGGATCGCCCAGCACGGCGATGAAGCGTTCCGGCTTGCCATGCGAGGCGCCGAACGCGTCGGCGACGTCGCCGAGCCCATCGAGATGCAGCGCGCCGGTGATCCCGATCCAGGCGACCAGCACGGTCAGCGCGACGATCCAGGGATCGGCATCATGAAAAAGGCGGGCGACCAGCGCCAGACAGGCGCCAATCACCAGTCCGGCTGCCGGAAACCAGACCGACGCCCGTGCAAGATCGTCCGGTCGCGACTCAGCGACCCGCGGTGTCGGCAGCCGTGTCAGGAACTGCAATGCGATCCAGAATTCACGCAGACTCATGGCTGGATGATCTCGACGATTTCGCCCCAAGATACACCATCATCGCCCTGCCCGGCTTCGAGCGTGATCCGCGTGCCGGGCCGGATGCGCAGGCTCCACAGCTGGCGCAGCGGCCAGCCGAGCAGATGCGAGAGCGCTGCGCGCATGGCGCCGCCATGCGCCACCACCAGAACCGGCGCAGGCTCGGGCCGGACAAGGATACGATGTGTTGCGCGCGCCACCCGCGCCTGCAAATCGGACCAGCTCTCACCGCCCGGCGCCCGGATTACAGCATCGGCATGGAAGGCGTCGAGCAAGGCTTCGCCTCCGGGCTCCGCGGCGATGTCGCGATGCGTCCGCCCGTCCCAGAGGCCGAAATCGAGCTCGCTCCAATCCGCGTCGATGTCCAGCGCGCAGCCGGTCAGCCGGGCATAATCCTCCGCTGCCGCACGCGCGCGCGCCAACGGCGAGCTGACGACGCTGTGCCAGATCCGGCTCCGCGTCTGCCGCCGGAATTGATCCCAGCCGAGGTCGCTGAGCGGCGGGTCGGTACGGCCGTCGAGATGGCCGTCCCGTCCTGTCGTCCCGTGCCGCAGCAGATCGATCCGCATCAGGCTTCGCGACCCGATACGGCGGCCTCGGCGAACGTCGCCATGCCGTTGTGGAGTGCGCAGGCGAGCCGGATGATCGGCAGCGCAGTGGCGGCGCCCGAGGCCTCGCCGAGCCGCAGATCGAGGTCGATCAGCGGACGGGCACCGAGCGCGTCGAGCACGATGGCGTGGCCGCGCTCGGCCGAGCGATGCGAGAACAGCAGCCACGGACGGCAGGAGGGATTGAGGCGGACGGCGACCAGCGCCGCGACCGAGACGATGAAGCCGTCGACCAGCACCGGCCAGCGCCGCTGCGCGGCGGCGACGATCGCGCCGGCCATCGCAATGATCTCGAAGCCGCCGACGGCAGCCAGGACGTCCGCGACGGCCGCTCCCGCCGTGAGCCCGTGTCGCCCCAACGCATCGGCAATCACCGCAGCCTTCCTCGCCCGTCCGTCGGCGTCGAGCCCGGTGCCGCTGCCGACGATGTCCGCGGGCGCGCATGACAGCAGCGCAGCGGCGATCGCTGCCGCCGACGTCGTGTTGCCGATCCCCATCTCGCCGAAGATCACGAGCTGCGGCGCGTGATCGGCCTGCCGCGCCACCGCGCGCCGTCCGGCGTCGGCCGCGAACGCAACCTCCTCCGGCGTCAGCGCCGCCCCGGTGCTGAAGTCGCGCGTGCCGCGCCGCGGCTTGTCGACGACGACACCGGGCACCGGCTCATCCGCCAGCGTACCGACATCGACCACCTCGAGCGGACAGCCCAGGCTGCGCACCAGCACCGAGATC
This region of Bradyrhizobium sp. SZCCHNS1050 genomic DNA includes:
- a CDS encoding HupE/UreJ family protein, whose protein sequence is MKLTRTTTFAAASLVLLATDPAFAHHMMGGKLPQTFAQGMLSGLGHPVIGIDHLAAIVGAGIVAALLGRGFAPVLAFTTAMIAGVGLHVAKANIPAAELLVGLTTVVVGLVVVMRGRFGVLPVAGLFAVTGLVHGYALGESIVGAENTPLGAYLVGLLVIQTIIAAGAFLGTRLLSAKAKTAAPLALRLAGAAIVLVGGVAAATAAGVIG
- a CDS encoding histidine phosphatase family protein; its protein translation is MRIDLLRHGTTGRDGHLDGRTDPPLSDLGWDQFRRQTRSRIWHSVVSSPLARARAAAEDYARLTGCALDIDADWSELDFGLWDGRTHRDIAAEPGGEALLDAFHADAVIRAPGGESWSDLQARVARATHRILVRPEPAPVLVVAHGGAMRAALSHLLGWPLRQLWSLRIRPGTRITLEAGQGDDGVSWGEIVEIIQP
- the cobT gene encoding nicotinate-nucleotide--dimethylbenzimidazole phosphoribosyltransferase, with translation MLPEWISLDCVAPSELHRQAALERQAQLTKPIGALGRLEQVAVELAALQALERPGADRVPVVLFAGDHGIAARGVSAYPPEVTVQMLHNFAAGGAAISVLVRSLGCPLEVVDVGTLADEPVPGVVVDKPRRGTRDFSTGAALTPEEVAFAADAGRRAVARQADHAPQLVIFGEMGIGNTTSAAAIAAALLSCAPADIVGSGTGLDADGRARKAAVIADALGRHGLTAGAAVADVLAAVGGFEIIAMAGAIVAAAQRRWPVLVDGFIVSVAALVAVRLNPSCRPWLLFSHRSAERGHAIVLDALGARPLIDLDLRLGEASGAATALPIIRLACALHNGMATFAEAAVSGREA
- a CDS encoding cobyric acid synthase, producing MSARAIMFQGTGSDVGKSLIVAGLARALTLRGLKVAPFKPQNMSNNAAVTADGGEIGRAQALQARAARRPMTVHMNPVLLKPQSEIGSQVVVQGRVIGTAKASAYQAMKPQLMAAVLDSFHQLAADADIVLVEGAGSASEINLRGGDIANMGFAQATQIPVVLIGDIDRGGVIASLVGTKTVIPPDDAARVAGFLVNKFRGDPALFASGMNEIAQRTGWTSLGLIPHFPDARRLPAEDALGLAERGSSGGQRPKVVILAYPRISNFDEFDPLRLEDGIDLQFLRPGTPIPGDASMVILPGSKATIADLAALRGAGWDIDLAAHLRRGGRVLGICGGYQMLGRVISDPDGHEGAAGSVAGLGLLDVETTLTDDKALREVQGTLTHDKLSFRGYEMHIGRTEGRATQCPFLTFSDGRRDGAIAPDGLVAGCYVHGLFADDGLRSHWLRGLGATTSGLSYEIDVDTTLDALAAHLERYVDVDRILALASKPAPPVAATGS
- the cbiB gene encoding adenosylcobinamide-phosphate synthase CbiB translates to MFVSLALTALLVEAAVGYPQVLVQRIGHPVMWVGALIAWGDRRWNRAADGFAARRARGIALVCLLVAGMMATGLAATWVMQALVGEPVATIILGVAASSLLAQRSLDTHVAAVAEGLGQEGLEGGRRAVSMIVGRDPERLDEAGVARAAIESLAENFSDGVVAPVFWLVVGGLPGILIYKALNTADSMIGHLSDRHRAFGWAAARLDDLVNLPASRLSALWIAAAAACIPSASASAAVRAVARDASKHRSPNAGWPEAAMAGALGLRLAGPRVYHGHLVTDAWMGDGRADLDASDIRQALRLYRLACLVQALVVAGLVLVRIL
- a CDS encoding DUF1636 domain-containing protein: MTASETGETTLFVCVTCRSQGTEPTPPDQPRAGARLLAAIETLPTAQRAGVTVVGVECLSNCNRACTVAVTAPGKWTYVLGALDPDLHARDVLTFAQLHQRHDAGLPAWRERPEYIRKNTVARVPALSAPR
- the cobD gene encoding threonine-phosphate decarboxylase CobD, yielding MDDRPTSMRADEPEAILHGGDLAAISRRYPDAPQPWIDLSTGINPIPYPVPAIPAESWARLPSKLDEQALLSAAAARYGVRTPASIVAAAGTQALLQILPRLRAPSSVAVLAPTYEEHELCWRSCGHQVRLVDKVEALAEADVAIVVNPNNPTGRLMPRATLHLLGVFLARRNGLLVVDEAFADFCPVEASLIPNLPPATLVLRSFGKAYGLAGLRLGFAITSQDLADQLRRAVGPWAVSGPALAVGSLALADDRWLQEARVRLMSDGQRLDTMLTTSGCRIHGPPTSRALGGTPLFRLVESTDAAALADRLARHGIHVRRFPAQTSWLRFGLPGHETGWQRLAQALGSAS
- the cobU gene encoding bifunctional adenosylcobinamide kinase/adenosylcobinamide-phosphate guanylyltransferase yields the protein MVPAPPHPALPRLTLVLGGARSGKSRHAEALVTALPAPWTYVATAQAFDAEMTDRIAQHKARRAKGWQTLETAHDLAGLVRASGESGVPMLIDCLTLWLSNVMLADMNVPARCAELIDALRNAHGPIVAVSNEVGLGIVPDNALARAFRDAQGRLNQDIAALADRVILMAAGLPLTLK
- the cobO gene encoding cob(I)yrinic acid a,c-diamide adenosyltransferase; this translates as MTGSADDSRHKAKMENRKAVQDAEVASKTVEKGLLIVHTGKGKGKSTAAWGLMLRALGRGFRIGVVQFGKGAWETGERKAIEKFGDQVSWHTLGEGFTWETQDRARDVAAAERAWAKAKELMADPSIRLLVLDELNIALRYDHLDIADVVATLAGRRPDLHVVVTGRNAKPELIEAADLVTEMNLVKHHFAAGVRAQEGIEY
- the cobW gene encoding cobalamin biosynthesis protein CobW; the protein is MTKSFAKTPCTIVTGFLGAGKTTLVRNLIETANGRRLAIIVNEFGDVGIDGDILKGCGVPDCPEDRIVELSNGCLCCTVADDFVPALRSLLDQKEPPEHIVIETSGLALPKPLVQAFNWPEIATRVTVDGVVAVVDGPAVVAGRFADDPEALAAQRATDASLDHDNPLEEVYEDQLLCADLVVMNKSDLMSEEQRKDVAAEIAAKVQRAVKVIATEHGRLSASVLLGLGAAAEDDLAARPSHHDNEAEHDHDDFESFVLDVPAQASPDALVDRIAAAVDAHDVLRVKGFVEVAGKPLRLLVQAVGSRIQHQFERPWRSGESRQGRLVIIGERGLDAAAIQSLITG
- a CDS encoding adenosylcobinamide-GDP ribazoletransferase, with product MSLREFWIALQFLTRLPTPRVAESRPDDLARASVWFPAAGLVIGACLALVARLFHDADPWIVALTVLVAWIGITGALHLDGLGDVADAFGASHGKPERFIAVLGDPHAGSFAVVAISLQIAAKLVLIAELATGPTAWALVLIPAWARWGTLICNKTLLSLKPGLGASISNSVGWNVIVAWGGALAIGALAGAVPTLIAIALVPGIAFYWQWRLGGITGDCHGASIEVTETLLLAACVLG